GATTTGTTGGCGCACTGATCAGATTTCCAGTGTTGCGGATAAGAATTATCAGCGTATCATCTTCAATATCCGATTTTACATCCAGAAATCCACCACCCATCTCTTTGGAAACTCCGTGTTTGATTCCGTTTTCCACCAACGTTTGCAGCATCATAGGCGGAACTTGCCAGTAAACGGCCTGAGGATTAGATTCAATTGTATATTGTAAACGCTCTTCATATCGTACTTTTTCCAATTCAAGATAATCCACAACCGTTTTCAATTCCTCCTGAAGATCAACAGTTTTCCTGCGATCAGCCAGAAGTGAATTTCGTAAAATATTGGATAATTGTGTAATACTGATTTGCGCTCTAGAAGGATCTTCATAAACCAGCGCACGGATGCTATTTAATGCATTAAAAGTAAAATGCGGATTAAGCTGTGAACGCAACACCTTTGCCTCCGCTTCACGCATGGAAGTTTTGAGCATTATCTTTTCGAAATCAGTAAGCCTGTTTTGTTCAACATAATGATAAACGGTATAGGAAAGTATCCATGCAAGCAGATTTTTGGACCAGCCTGCATAATAATTCCAGAACACAAAAGGCTGATTCATCAGGTTTTCCTCTAAAATTTTTCTATCCAGAGGAAGGTTAACCACCGTCATAATTAA
The nucleotide sequence above comes from Dyadobacter subterraneus. Encoded proteins:
- a CDS encoding sensor histidine kinase; its protein translation is MSKRKIYWTLQIVGWTVLIMYEFVLYTLEYGFDLTNLYSSLANILLGITLTHIYRLVIRRWNWSTLPLPRLALRVVVSVLFLGLIMTVVNLPLDRKILEENLMNQPFVFWNYYAGWSKNLLAWILSYTVYHYVEQNRLTDFEKIMLKTSMREAEAKVLRSQLNPHFTFNALNSIRALVYEDPSRAQISITQLSNILRNSLLADRRKTVDLQEELKTVVDYLELEKVRYEERLQYTIESNPQAVYWQVPPMMLQTLVENGIKHGVSKEMGGGFLDVKSDIEDDTLIILIRNTGNLISAPTNLENTDSGGVGLKNTAERLSILYGKGASFRIFQEKEGVVCSEIRIPTLSDQMQLLQVD